The region AGGCGGGGGTAAAGTCAGTTCTTGCCAGTCTATGGTATGTCAGTGATGAAGGGACACTGGCACTGATGAGTGGTTTCTACAATCAGTTGAACACCGCACCGATTAAGGCAGAGGCTCTACGAGAAGCTCAGTTAGCGATGCTTCGGGGTGAAATCCGCCTCCAGGATAATGGGCTGCTAACGACTCGCGGCAAGATTCCATTACCAGAAGCGGTTAGTCAAGGAGCGGGCGATCGCCCCCTGAGTCATCCCTATTACTGGGCCGCCTTTACAATGGTTGGCAGTCCATGGTAGGGCTAGCTTAGCGTTCAGGGCGGACTGTAGCGAAAATTTCTTCTAAAATCTCGGAAGCACCCTGTTCACGGAGTTTCAAGGCCAAGCGAGTGCCCAGTTCTTCCGCTGTGGCCACGTCTCCTGTGAGACTGTCTTTCACAAGGCGTTGGCCATCTAGACTTGCCACTAGCCCTGTTAAGGTCAGTTGACCATTTTCAATCACTGTGTGAACGCCAATGGGAACTTGGCAACCCCCCTCTAATTGCCGCAGGAAGGCGCGCTCCGCTAGGCAACGGGCTGTTGTCTCCGGATGTTCAAGGGTTTTCACCAAAGCCAAAATGTCGGCATCCTCGGCGCGGCATTCAATACCCAAAGCGCCCTGACCAACGGCATAGAGGGATACCGTTGCTGGCAAGACTTGGCTGATGCGATCGCCAAACCCCAAACGCCGCAGACCAGCTACCGCCAAAATCAGGGCATCGTATTCCCCCGCATCCAATTTGGCGAGGCGGGTATTTAGGTTGCCCCGTACATCCTTGAAAGTGAGATGGGGATAGTAGTGGCGTAGTTGGGCCAAGCGTCGCAATGACGAGGTACCAATGACTGTACCTTCGGGGAGGGTATCAATGGTGTGTCCTGTCCACTTTGCACCTAAAACGAGGGCATCCGCGGGGTCTTCCCGTTCGGTAATCGCAGCCAAAACCAAGCCGTCAGGCAACTGAGTGGGTAAATCCTTCAGGGAATGGACAGCCAAATCAGTTTCGCCCCGCAGCATTGAAAGCTCTAGCTCTTTGGTAAAGAGTCCCTTATCGCCAATTTTTGCCAGGGCAACATCCAGGATATTGTCCCCTTGGGTTGTCATTGTCACCACTTCAAAGGCGCGATCGCGATGGTGGGTTTGCAGTTGCGCCTGTACCCATTCCGTTTGCACAAGAGCCAGTTGACTTTTGCGGGAACCAATGCGAACCGGACGGGATGAGGTGGCAATCATAGCGTTGAGTG is a window of Thermosynechococcus vestitus BP-1 DNA encoding:
- the hemC gene encoding hydroxymethylbilane synthase encodes the protein MIATSSRPVRIGSRKSQLALVQTEWVQAQLQTHHRDRAFEVVTMTTQGDNILDVALAKIGDKGLFTKELELSMLRGETDLAVHSLKDLPTQLPDGLVLAAITEREDPADALVLGAKWTGHTIDTLPEGTVIGTSSLRRLAQLRHYYPHLTFKDVRGNLNTRLAKLDAGEYDALILAVAGLRRLGFGDRISQVLPATVSLYAVGQGALGIECRAEDADILALVKTLEHPETTARCLAERAFLRQLEGGCQVPIGVHTVIENGQLTLTGLVASLDGQRLVKDSLTGDVATAEELGTRLALKLREQGASEILEEIFATVRPER